One window of the Halanaerobium saccharolyticum subsp. saccharolyticum DSM 6643 genome contains the following:
- a CDS encoding PspC domain-containing protein, with amino-acid sequence MSKKLYRSKNDRMIAGVCGGLADYFNVDSSLVRLAVLFIFLFQGIGLIAYIIAWIVMSEEPVKNEYRMPDDYYIEDQEKQESENQQQSYGADTDQERSENSNQENRTESEKEYYQRYHDQNNDNSNNNRRKLFAVIMILVGSIFLIDIWVPDLYWERYWPLILIAAGALMLKGDTNDR; translated from the coding sequence ATGAGCAAAAAATTATATCGTTCCAAAAATGATAGGATGATTGCAGGTGTTTGTGGAGGTTTGGCAGACTATTTCAATGTGGATTCTTCTTTAGTTAGACTGGCAGTTTTATTTATATTTTTATTTCAGGGTATTGGTTTAATTGCCTATATTATTGCCTGGATTGTAATGTCAGAGGAACCAGTTAAAAATGAATATAGAATGCCTGATGATTATTATATAGAAGATCAAGAGAAACAGGAAAGTGAAAATCAACAGCAGAGCTATGGTGCAGATACTGATCAAGAGAGAAGTGAAAACTCTAATCAAGAAAATAGAACTGAAAGTGAAAAAGAATATTATCAGCGGTACCATGATCAAAATAACGATAATAGCAATAATAATCGCCGCAAATTATTTGCTGTGATCATGATTTTAGTTGGGTCTATTTTTTTAATTGATATTTGGGTTCCAGATTTATACTGGGAAAGGTATTGGCCATTAATTTTGATTGCTGCTGGGGCTTTAATGCTTAAAGGTGATACTAATGACAGATAA
- a CDS encoding LiaF transmembrane domain-containing protein — protein MTDNRDRSLIAIILIFTGIIFLGDTLGKYNFNIFFFLRSYWPLLLIIFGFHTLLQKTKFWFIVPAIVAVLSIYLIYLLVNQQPFYFIPQMRMRIFNFNNLPFR, from the coding sequence ATGACAGATAATCGAGATCGCAGTCTAATTGCAATAATTTTAATTTTTACAGGGATAATATTTTTAGGTGATACTTTAGGTAAATATAATTTTAATATTTTTTTCTTTCTAAGAAGTTATTGGCCCTTGTTATTAATTATTTTTGGTTTTCATACTTTGTTACAAAAAACTAAATTTTGGTTTATTGTTCCTGCAATAGTTGCTGTATTATCTATCTATTTAATTTATTTGCTGGTTAATCAACAGCCATTTTATTTTATTCCCCAGATGAGAATGAGGATATTTAATTTTAATAATCTACCATTTAGATAA
- a CDS encoding biotin transporter BioY, with translation METNKMIKAALMAALTAVGAFIMIPIGPVPITLQSFFVLLSGRLLGKKYGVLAQITYLLLGAFGLPIFSGGRGGLGVIAGPTGGFLISFALAAWIAANCSGNKKKDFFILVAAVLSNYMIGSLYFAFVTGTGIIASFNLTIIPFIPGDILKIFMVLLLAPIIKKRLKIN, from the coding sequence ATGGAAACTAATAAAATGATTAAAGCAGCTTTAATGGCAGCTCTGACTGCAGTTGGTGCTTTTATTATGATACCAATCGGTCCTGTACCTATAACTCTGCAGTCATTCTTTGTTCTACTTTCGGGACGTTTGCTTGGTAAAAAATATGGTGTGCTTGCTCAAATTACATATCTTTTGCTAGGTGCTTTTGGCTTACCTATTTTTTCCGGTGGGCGTGGAGGCCTGGGTGTAATTGCCGGACCAACAGGTGGATTTCTAATAAGCTTTGCTCTAGCCGCCTGGATTGCAGCTAACTGCAGTGGGAATAAGAAAAAAGATTTCTTTATTTTAGTTGCTGCAGTTTTAAGTAATTATATGATTGGAAGCCTTTATTTTGCTTTTGTTACCGGAACAGGAATAATTGCTTCCTTTAACTTGACTATAATTCCTTTTATACCAGGAGATATATTAAAAATATTTATGGTATTATTATTAGCACCAATAATTAAAAAAAGACTTAAAATTAATTAA
- the ispE gene encoding 4-(cytidine 5'-diphospho)-2-C-methyl-D-erythritol kinase: protein MRELYLKAPAKINLALHIKGLREDGFHELQMIMQSISLADRIKLKKKSGGIVVKTSHVELPTDEENLAYQAAEIFFEEHKEVKQGVEIYIEKNIPIAAGMAGGSTDAAAVMKGLHQLFETETDYETMRKRLVTIGSDVPFCLEGGTAYASGKGEILESLPFIGEKHLVIVTPSFKISTPKVYKLYDQLNNKNSSNFNAVLDNLKNEEKINWNLDYKNDLKEAAEKICSEIREVKDIFKNTKAQFTMISGSGPTVFSLYSSRKQAEKVAAKWPRKNDFVTVVKTIDKY from the coding sequence ATGAGAGAATTATATTTAAAAGCACCTGCAAAAATAAATCTTGCTTTACATATCAAAGGATTAAGAGAAGATGGATTTCATGAACTGCAGATGATTATGCAGAGTATAAGTCTAGCTGATAGGATAAAACTGAAGAAAAAAAGTGGTGGTATTGTAGTAAAAACATCACATGTGGAGCTTCCAACTGATGAAGAAAACCTTGCTTATCAAGCAGCTGAAATATTTTTTGAAGAGCATAAAGAAGTAAAGCAGGGTGTAGAAATTTATATAGAAAAAAATATTCCTATTGCTGCTGGAATGGCAGGGGGAAGTACAGATGCAGCAGCAGTAATGAAAGGTCTTCATCAACTCTTTGAAACAGAAACCGATTATGAAACTATGAGAAAAAGATTAGTAACTATCGGCTCTGATGTTCCTTTTTGTCTTGAAGGAGGAACAGCGTATGCTTCCGGTAAAGGAGAAATATTAGAATCATTACCTTTTATTGGGGAAAAACATTTAGTTATTGTAACACCATCATTTAAGATTTCTACCCCAAAAGTATATAAGTTATATGATCAATTAAATAATAAAAATAGTTCAAATTTTAATGCAGTATTGGATAATTTAAAAAATGAAGAAAAAATAAATTGGAATCTGGATTATAAAAACGATTTAAAAGAAGCTGCCGAAAAAATTTGCTCTGAAATTAGAGAAGTTAAAGATATTTTTAAAAATACCAAGGCTCAATTTACTATGATTTCTGGGAGTGGGCCAACAGTGTTTTCTCTATATAGTAGTCGCAAACAAGCTGAAAAAGTTGCTGCAAAGTGGCCGCGCAAAAATGATTTTGTAACTGTAGTAAAAACAATTGATAAATATTAA
- a CDS encoding MerR family transcriptional regulator produces MKIGKNITMKEAKEKTGLSSRQIRYYDQQSLIFPARSKGNQRLFSENDIKRLLKIKILLAEGNSIETVKSKLKVPEFEEETTIELDYDDQDDYYSDVELDSLFPVSNRSELIKKLSRSNKKGFKEEEE; encoded by the coding sequence ATGAAAATAGGAAAAAATATTACAATGAAAGAGGCAAAAGAAAAAACCGGATTAAGTTCCAGACAAATCCGTTATTATGATCAACAAAGCTTGATTTTTCCTGCCCGGAGTAAGGGTAATCAGCGTCTTTTTTCTGAAAATGATATAAAGAGATTACTAAAAATAAAAATTCTTCTAGCTGAGGGTAACAGCATAGAAACAGTAAAGTCAAAGTTGAAAGTGCCTGAATTTGAGGAAGAAACCACAATTGAATTAGATTATGATGATCAAGATGATTACTATTCAGATGTTGAGCTCGATTCTCTTTTTCCTGTTTCAAATCGTTCTGAGTTAATAAAAAAACTTTCCCGGAGTAATAAAAAAGGATTTAAAGAGGAGGAAGAATGA
- the glnA gene encoding type I glutamate--ammonia ligase yields the protein MKKFSREKILQIAEEKNVEFIRLQFVDILGIIKNVAITIEQLPEALDGKIMFDGSSIEGYTRIHESDMYLKPDYNTFAIFPWETSGGCTARMMCDIYLPNGEPFVGCPRGTLKRAMAEAEEMGYQMFAGPEPEFFLFEKDKEGNPTTNTHDKGGYFDLSPVDLGGEARRDTVLALKKMGFEVEAAHHEVAPGQHEIDFKYTPVLRTADNIATFKFVTKIIAMQHNLHATFMPKPIYGESGSGMHVHQSLYKDGQNAFYDPEDEHGLSEIAYYYIGGLLKHAKETTAILNPTINSYKRLVPGYEAPVYISWSTQNRSALVRVPSARGNGTRLELRNPDPAANPYLATAVMLRAGLDGIKNKIDPGEQTTDNIYEMGYQERKSRGITSLPATMEEALKCFQKSEFMRDILGEHIFNHLVKAKKIEWSVYKKQVHSWEIDQYLSTY from the coding sequence ATGAAAAAATTTAGTAGAGAGAAAATTTTACAAATTGCTGAAGAAAAAAATGTGGAATTTATCAGACTTCAGTTTGTTGATATTTTAGGGATTATAAAAAATGTTGCAATTACAATTGAGCAGCTACCAGAGGCACTTGATGGCAAGATAATGTTTGATGGTTCATCTATTGAAGGGTATACTCGTATCCATGAATCCGATATGTATTTAAAACCTGATTATAACACGTTTGCAATTTTCCCATGGGAAACCAGTGGTGGTTGTACAGCTAGAATGATGTGCGATATTTATTTACCAAATGGTGAACCTTTTGTTGGCTGCCCAAGAGGAACATTAAAAAGGGCGATGGCTGAAGCTGAAGAAATGGGATATCAAATGTTTGCTGGACCTGAGCCAGAATTTTTCTTATTTGAAAAAGATAAAGAGGGGAATCCAACAACTAATACTCATGATAAGGGTGGTTATTTTGACCTTTCACCTGTTGATTTAGGTGGTGAAGCTCGTCGTGATACTGTATTAGCTCTTAAAAAGATGGGTTTTGAAGTAGAGGCAGCACATCATGAAGTAGCTCCAGGCCAACATGAAATAGATTTCAAATATACTCCAGTGTTAAGAACAGCAGATAACATTGCAACTTTTAAATTTGTTACTAAAATTATAGCTATGCAGCATAATTTACATGCCACATTCATGCCGAAGCCTATTTATGGAGAAAGTGGTTCTGGAATGCATGTTCATCAGTCATTATATAAAGATGGTCAAAATGCTTTTTATGATCCTGAAGATGAACATGGTTTAAGTGAAATTGCATATTATTATATAGGTGGATTATTAAAGCATGCTAAAGAAACTACAGCAATTTTGAATCCTACAATTAATTCATATAAACGGTTAGTACCTGGTTATGAAGCCCCTGTTTACATCTCATGGTCTACTCAAAACAGAAGTGCTCTAGTACGTGTGCCTTCTGCAAGAGGTAATGGAACTCGTTTAGAATTAAGAAACCCTGATCCAGCAGCTAACCCATATCTTGCAACTGCTGTAATGCTTAGAGCAGGTTTGGATGGAATTAAAAATAAAATTGATCCTGGAGAACAAACAACAGATAATATTTACGAAATGGGTTATCAAGAAAGAAAATCCAGAGGAATTACTAGTCTTCCGGCAACAATGGAAGAAGCTCTTAAATGTTTTCAAAAGAGTGAGTTTATGAGAGATATTTTGGGAGAACATATTTTTAACCATCTTGTTAAAGCAAAAAAAATTGAATGGTCAGTCTATAAAAAGCAAGTACACAGTTGGGAAATTGATCAGTATTTAAGTACATATTAA
- a CDS encoding ECF transporter S component, translating to MDGRENIQEHLKKIKLSKLDTRSLSFLALFIAFTAVATYLHIPGPSSSYFNLGEVAIYTIALTFGAKAGGIAGGVGSALMDIILGYSIWAPFTFVIKGLEGMLVGKISSQDKDKKFDRKIFAIIVGGNVMIFGYALAKGFLLSWAVVLPEIGIDFAQMLIGGVLAIPLSHHLDNYFRK from the coding sequence ATGGACGGTAGAGAAAATATTCAAGAACATTTAAAAAAGATTAAATTGAGTAAGCTTGATACCAGATCATTATCTTTTTTGGCTCTCTTTATTGCATTTACTGCTGTGGCAACTTATCTTCATATTCCTGGTCCAAGTAGTTCCTATTTTAATTTGGGTGAGGTAGCAATTTATACTATTGCCTTAACTTTTGGTGCTAAGGCTGGTGGAATTGCAGGTGGAGTTGGTTCAGCATTAATGGATATAATTCTAGGCTACTCAATTTGGGCTCCTTTTACTTTTGTAATTAAAGGTTTAGAAGGTATGTTGGTTGGTAAAATATCCAGTCAAGATAAAGATAAAAAATTTGACAGAAAAATATTTGCAATAATTGTTGGTGGGAATGTTATGATTTTCGGTTATGCATTAGCAAAAGGATTTTTGTTGAGTTGGGCTGTTGTACTACCAGAAATAGGAATTGATTTTGCTCAAATGTTAATTGGTGGAGTTTTAGCAATTCCATTGTCCCATCATCTAGATAACTATTTTAGGAAGTGA
- a CDS encoding AIR synthase family protein, protein MILLEIGKLAGDNLKKVILDKIEHFRSDVIVPAGVGEDSAVVDLGDYLLVVSSDPITGAEKNAGFIAVNVSCNDIAAAGAEPFGIQVVLLLPPSLGEEHAELLMDEIVETAKSMEIEVLGGHTEITDLIQKPMITVTALGKAKKEELTSSSAAEIGDDLYISKGIGIEGSYILANDYQDYLIDKGVSQESIDKASGYLDLLSVIPESRIARKNGVKAMHDVTEGGVYGAIEEMAAASGLGYVIEADNFKIKAEVKDICNKLNIDPAGLISSGSMLMAVAPDIDLESVFSKNNIELIKVGRLIENGSYIEKNGEKEEFSLPDEDELWKFIKNVTQTT, encoded by the coding sequence GTGATATTATTGGAGATTGGTAAGCTAGCAGGCGATAATTTAAAGAAAGTGATATTAGATAAAATTGAACATTTCAGATCAGATGTTATAGTACCAGCAGGTGTAGGAGAAGACAGCGCGGTAGTTGACTTAGGTGATTATTTGTTAGTTGTCTCCTCTGATCCTATAACTGGAGCAGAAAAAAATGCTGGTTTTATTGCAGTTAATGTTTCTTGTAATGATATAGCTGCAGCTGGAGCTGAACCTTTTGGAATTCAAGTAGTGTTATTATTACCTCCAAGTTTAGGTGAGGAACACGCAGAATTGCTGATGGATGAAATAGTAGAGACTGCAAAATCAATGGAGATTGAGGTTTTAGGAGGTCATACAGAAATTACTGATCTGATTCAAAAACCAATGATTACTGTTACAGCACTTGGCAAAGCTAAAAAAGAGGAACTAACCTCTAGTTCTGCAGCTGAGATTGGAGATGATTTATACATCTCTAAAGGTATCGGTATAGAAGGTAGCTATATTTTAGCTAACGATTATCAAGATTATTTAATTGATAAAGGAGTTAGTCAAGAGTCTATAGATAAAGCATCTGGCTATTTAGATCTTTTAAGTGTAATTCCCGAAAGTAGAATAGCAAGGAAAAATGGTGTTAAGGCAATGCATGATGTGACTGAAGGTGGAGTTTATGGGGCAATCGAAGAAATGGCAGCAGCTTCTGGGCTTGGATACGTCATTGAAGCAGATAACTTTAAAATAAAAGCTGAGGTAAAAGATATTTGTAACAAATTAAATATTGATCCTGCAGGTTTGATTTCTTCTGGCTCAATGTTAATGGCTGTAGCTCCAGACATTGATTTAGAATCAGTATTTTCTAAAAATAATATTGAATTGATTAAAGTTGGAAGATTAATTGAAAATGGAAGCTATATTGAGAAAAACGGAGAAAAGGAAGAATTTTCCTTACCAGATGAAGATGAGCTTTGGAAGTTCATCAAAAATGTTACACAAACCACTTGA
- a CDS encoding SpoVG family protein, with translation MKITDVRVFPVDINGSLVRAYATVTFDDAFVIREMRVIEGKNGTFLSMPSRRKRNGNYQDICFPISAKLRDLMENEVLEKFNGLLESA, from the coding sequence ATGAAAATTACAGATGTCAGAGTTTTCCCAGTCGATATTAATGGAAGTTTGGTCAGGGCTTATGCGACGGTGACTTTTGATGACGCTTTTGTTATTCGTGAAATGCGGGTAATTGAAGGCAAAAATGGAACTTTTCTTTCAATGCCTTCAAGAAGAAAAAGAAATGGGAACTATCAAGATATCTGTTTCCCAATTTCTGCTAAGTTAAGAGATCTAATGGAAAACGAAGTTTTGGAAAAGTTTAATGGTTTACTCGAAAGTGCTTAA
- the glmU gene encoding bifunctional UDP-N-acetylglucosamine diphosphorylase/glucosamine-1-phosphate N-acetyltransferase GlmU yields the protein MSDLLSIILAAGKGTRMKSDKIKVLHPVAGKAIIKHVLNTLDGLNSKIVNVIGHQKEEVQTELEDLDNWDLNYVIQSEQLGTGHAVQQAANYIEKHDGAVLILYGDTPLLKKESIAQFVQEHNKTDSDLTVMTALFDDPEGYGRIVKNNQGDLTAIIEEKDADSEIKKIKEINSGVNCIDSELLKDFLNNMDNNNSQGEYYLTDIIEFAVEKNKKISTYLVEDSNEIIGINTRKQQAEAEKIIRNRIIERHLNNGVTIIDPATTFIDEEVEIEQDVTIYPFNYLEGKTKISKNTVVNPNCKLENAVIGKNVEILSNTIIRDSSVGSNTNIGPFAYLRPGSTVENSCKIGDFVELKKTTVKTGAKVPHLCYAGDAEIGERTNIGAGTIFANYDGEKKSRTTIGKDVFIGSDSILIAPLKIGDGAKTAAGSVVTKDVKSGDTVMGVPARIYKSKSKDA from the coding sequence ATGTCAGATCTACTGAGTATTATTCTGGCTGCTGGTAAAGGAACTAGAATGAAGTCAGATAAAATAAAAGTTTTACATCCCGTTGCAGGTAAAGCAATAATAAAGCATGTTTTGAATACTTTAGATGGTTTAAATAGTAAAATTGTTAATGTAATTGGACATCAGAAAGAGGAGGTTCAGACTGAATTAGAAGATTTAGATAATTGGGATTTGAATTATGTAATTCAATCTGAACAGCTGGGTACAGGTCATGCTGTACAGCAAGCAGCAAATTATATCGAAAAACATGATGGTGCTGTTTTAATTCTTTACGGAGATACCCCTCTTTTAAAAAAAGAAAGCATTGCCCAATTTGTGCAAGAGCATAATAAAACTGATTCTGATTTAACAGTAATGACAGCCCTTTTTGATGATCCTGAAGGTTACGGTAGAATTGTGAAGAATAATCAAGGGGATTTAACGGCGATTATAGAAGAAAAAGATGCAGATTCAGAGATTAAGAAAATCAAAGAAATCAATAGCGGAGTGAACTGCATTGATAGTGAGCTATTAAAAGATTTCTTGAATAATATGGATAATAATAATTCTCAAGGAGAATATTACTTAACTGACATTATTGAATTTGCTGTTGAAAAAAATAAAAAAATAAGTACATATCTTGTTGAAGATTCAAATGAAATAATAGGTATAAATACGAGGAAACAGCAAGCAGAAGCTGAAAAAATAATAAGGAATAGAATTATTGAGCGGCATTTAAATAATGGGGTTACTATTATAGATCCAGCTACCACTTTTATAGATGAGGAAGTAGAAATAGAGCAGGATGTTACAATTTATCCTTTCAATTATTTAGAAGGGAAAACTAAAATATCTAAAAATACAGTTGTTAATCCGAATTGCAAATTGGAAAATGCAGTTATAGGAAAAAATGTAGAAATTCTTTCAAATACTATCATACGTGATAGCTCAGTTGGGTCAAATACCAATATTGGGCCATTTGCCTATCTACGGCCTGGTTCAACTGTAGAAAACAGCTGTAAAATTGGAGATTTTGTAGAACTCAAAAAGACTACTGTAAAAACGGGAGCAAAAGTACCTCATCTTTGTTATGCTGGTGATGCTGAAATAGGAGAGCGAACTAATATTGGGGCTGGAACGATTTTTGCTAACTATGATGGAGAAAAAAAATCTAGAACTACAATTGGTAAAGATGTTTTTATAGGAAGTGACTCGATTTTGATTGCGCCTTTAAAAATTGGAGATGGGGCTAAAACAGCTGCTGGCTCGGTTGTAACTAAAGATGTAAAATCTGGTGATACTGTAATGGGAGTTCCCGCACGAATTTATAAATCAAAAAGCAAGGATGCTTAA
- a CDS encoding ribose-phosphate diphosphokinase, which yields MSSYSEQLKIFAGNSHPQLAQDLCDYLGTELINADVTRFKDGEIGVRTHETVRGADVFVVQPTSPPVNENLMELLIIIDALRRASARRITAVIPYYGYARQDRKASPRDPITSKLVANLLTEAGARRVLSIDFHAPQIQGFFDIPVDHLYAAPIMVDYFKNIDQSNLIAVAPDVGSVKRVRSFAESLDIPMAIIDKRRPKPNVAEVMNVIGEVDGKNVILLDDIIDTAGTITAAAKVLKEKGAKDVYACGTHALFSGPAIERLKKAPISKIIVTNTIAQKEHDLDNLEVLSVAPLVGEAIDRIFKDLSVSVLF from the coding sequence ATGTCCAGTTATAGTGAACAGTTAAAAATATTTGCTGGTAACTCACATCCTCAATTAGCACAGGATTTATGTGATTATCTGGGGACAGAGTTAATAAATGCTGATGTAACAAGATTTAAAGATGGGGAGATTGGGGTTAGAACACATGAAACTGTTAGAGGGGCAGATGTTTTTGTGGTACAGCCAACCTCACCTCCTGTTAATGAAAATTTAATGGAGCTTTTGATAATTATTGATGCACTAAGAAGAGCATCAGCCCGTAGAATTACAGCAGTAATTCCTTATTATGGTTATGCCCGTCAGGATCGGAAAGCAAGTCCGAGAGACCCTATAACATCAAAGTTAGTTGCTAACTTGCTTACTGAAGCAGGTGCGCGTCGAGTTTTATCAATTGATTTTCATGCACCACAGATACAAGGGTTTTTTGATATCCCTGTTGATCATTTATATGCTGCACCAATAATGGTTGATTATTTTAAAAATATTGATCAATCTAACTTGATTGCTGTAGCTCCCGATGTTGGTTCTGTAAAAAGAGTACGTTCTTTTGCTGAAAGTCTTGATATTCCAATGGCTATTATTGATAAAAGAAGACCTAAGCCTAATGTTGCAGAGGTTATGAATGTTATTGGAGAAGTAGATGGTAAAAATGTTATATTGTTAGATGATATAATTGATACTGCAGGAACAATTACTGCCGCTGCTAAAGTACTTAAAGAAAAAGGAGCGAAAGATGTTTATGCATGTGGAACTCATGCTTTATTTTCAGGTCCTGCAATAGAACGTCTAAAAAAAGCACCGATTAGCAAAATAATTGTTACTAATACTATTGCTCAAAAAGAACATGATCTTGATAATCTGGAAGTACTTTCTGTTGCGCCTCTTGTAGGAGAAGCCATTGATAGAATTTTCAAAGATTTATCTGTTAGTGTATTATTTTAA
- a CDS encoding 50S ribosomal protein L25/general stress protein Ctc, translating into MERHSIEAELRTETGKGAARRIRRSGLIPGVVYGRGNEPRSIKVDPLDIEKLLQSNAIFDLTFVGEDGEESTVIIKDYQKDVIKQNLLHVDFQFISMDEKITVSVPMRLEGEAVGVHDGGVLQQLLREIDIDVLPSEIPEEITIDISELEVGESLSVADLELPETIDLVTDSDEVIVTVVTPTELVEEDEEEEEEEFLEPEVIGEEDEEEGEETEGEDEPEPWE; encoded by the coding sequence ATGGAGAGACATTCTATTGAAGCTGAACTAAGGACTGAAACTGGAAAGGGTGCAGCCCGCAGAATAAGAAGAAGCGGACTTATCCCTGGTGTTGTTTATGGAAGAGGAAATGAACCAAGGTCTATTAAGGTAGATCCACTGGATATTGAAAAACTTCTCCAATCTAATGCTATCTTTGATCTGACTTTTGTCGGAGAAGATGGAGAAGAATCAACTGTAATTATTAAGGATTATCAGAAAGATGTTATTAAACAGAACTTACTTCACGTCGATTTCCAATTTATTTCTATGGATGAGAAGATTACTGTTTCTGTGCCAATGAGATTAGAAGGAGAAGCAGTTGGTGTTCATGATGGCGGAGTATTACAGCAGCTTTTACGTGAAATTGATATTGATGTACTACCTTCTGAAATTCCAGAAGAGATTACAATTGATATTTCAGAATTAGAAGTTGGTGAATCTTTATCTGTAGCTGATCTTGAGCTTCCTGAAACTATTGATTTGGTAACAGATAGTGATGAAGTTATTGTAACAGTTGTTACACCTACTGAACTTGTCGAAGAAGACGAGGAAGAGGAAGAAGAAGAATTCTTAGAGCCAGAAGTAATAGGCGAAGAGGACGAAGAAGAAGGCGAAGAAACCGAAGGGGAAGACGAACCAGAACCTTGGGAATAA
- the pth gene encoding aminoacyl-tRNA hydrolase, with protein sequence MKIIAGLGNPGEKYAYTRHNIGFMVISELSERFKINSSYKFDGLIGDFFFGGEKIIIFQPMKYMNKSGQPIYKVLDYFKMEAEDLLVIHDDLDLELGKMRFKQNGGSGGHNGIKSIINNLGTDNFKRLKIGIDRPPENIPVPDFVLTTFREEEKEISERVVKEAASAVELMLKENIMKAMNKYNG encoded by the coding sequence TTGAAAATAATTGCTGGTCTTGGTAATCCAGGCGAAAAATATGCTTATACCAGACATAATATTGGTTTTATGGTTATTTCAGAGTTGTCAGAACGATTTAAAATTAACAGCAGTTATAAATTTGATGGTCTTATTGGTGATTTTTTCTTCGGTGGGGAAAAGATCATAATTTTTCAGCCAATGAAATATATGAATAAAAGTGGTCAACCAATTTATAAAGTGCTTGACTATTTCAAAATGGAGGCAGAAGACCTGCTGGTTATTCATGATGATTTGGATCTTGAATTAGGAAAGATGAGATTCAAACAAAATGGAGGTAGTGGGGGCCATAATGGAATTAAGTCTATTATAAATAATCTTGGTACAGATAATTTCAAAAGATTAAAGATTGGAATTGATAGACCACCAGAAAATATACCTGTTCCCGATTTTGTTTTAACGACTTTTCGGGAAGAAGAAAAAGAAATTTCAGAAAGAGTTGTTAAAGAAGCTGCTTCTGCAGTTGAATTAATGTTAAAAGAAAATATTATGAAAGCGATGAATAAATATAATGGATAA